Below is a genomic region from Lusitaniella coriacea LEGE 07157.
GATGACATCGGTTCCTTCGACCTCGCAGGCTACCATAAGATGTGCAGCGCGACTGTAGGCTTGAGCTGTTTCCGAACCGACCATCACTGGCGTACCGCAAGCCATTGCTTCTTGAACCACCAAGGGAAATCCCTCGCCGCAGGAGGGCAAAACGAGGAGGTCGGCTATTTGATAGAGTGGGGTGAGAGTGGACTGGGCGCGATCGCGAAAAACAGAAACATTGGCTAAATTCCAAGACTCTGGTGCAATTGATCCCCATCCCGCAAACACCCAATTGATATCAGGAAAACGTTGCACTAACTCTTGTACAATTAACAACCCTTTTTTCTCCACAAAACGACCCACAAAAAGGAATAAAGGTCTTTCCATAGAAAATCTAGACTCTCGGCGCAAAAGCTGTCGTTTTGATTCATCAACGGAAAAAAAGATTTCTCCATCCAAACCATTTGCAATCATCATAGATGGGTGTTGAAAACGAACCTGTTTGGCAAAATATTGCTGTACCACTTCGCTAATAAATACGACTCGATTTGCCCGTTGAAGTACGAATTTCCCAAGCGTTCGATTCAAAAAAGAAAGCAATCCGCGAAACAAAGGATTTTTATAGGGAATAAAACCAATGTGCTGCGTAATCAGAATCGGTTTACGTTGAATTTTCGCCCAAAAAAAAGCAATCAAATTCCCCATATACAGGTAATCGTGTAAATGAATCATATCCGATCGCGCGATCTCGCCCCAAAGTTCAAATAACGATCGGATTCCCCAAATGGGATAAGGAATTTGTAGATTTTTCTCAATCCAATTATTTGCAGGAATCGGCAGATAGTCAATTCCCTCCACCCTTTCCGGGAGAGGATCGGTATTGCTAGCAACCCACTGAATATTTATTTCTCGCTGTTGGCAAAGAGACTGCGCCAACTTTCCCGCAACGATTTCTACGCCACCGCGATGGGTTGAATAGTAGTGAGTCACCAGTAAAATCCTGAGTTTTTTCTGCATTTTTTACTTAATCAATCGAAGCTTTCGATCCCTCAAAACTAAAGCCATTGTAAGCATTCAGCTTTTAAACAATCAACAATTTCAAATCGCGCAAAATCTGCCCAACCATCTCTTTTCGCAATTTCCCATAAAATCATAAGCGAGAATTGACACAAAAATCTCCCCAAAATCAATAAGGGGAGACAAAAAAAATATTGCGCTCTCGACTCACTTAAAGTTGAAGGCAATCGATCCAAAAATCAAACAAATGCTGAATTTTTATAAAAAAGATCGTGACTCCAACTATCGAGTTTCTCCGTCCTAACGAACTGTTGTTTGTGCCGATTGCTTCGCAGAATCAGCCGCCTGTTCCAAATTTTGTCGAAGTTGTTCTACTTTAGACGATACTTGTTCTGAAGCACCTTCAACTGCATTTTCAGTTTTTTCAGGTAAATTCCGAACGGCTTTTCTTGCATTACGATCGAGTTCTTTGATATTTTCAGCGCCTTCTTTTGCTGCTCGCTTCGTATTTTTGATTGGGTTCCCACTGCGCTTATTCGTATTGCGCTCGGATTGTTTCATCATCGCTTTTGTGCGAGCTGAAGTCCCCGCTGTATCCCGTCGGTAATCGACATCGCTTTGCGCGTCTTTAGTATAAGTATTTCCGTTTGGAGATTGGGCTTGAACGTTGTCCGAGCAAGCCGTACTCAAAAAGAGCAAACAACCTGCCAAAAAAACACCCAAAACTTGGGTGATGCGAATAGATTTTAACCGAGAAATCAAAGATTTCATTTGTTACTTCCCTCCGTTTTTTAGAGATAAAAAATTAATTTGTTGTCAAAAGAGTTCAATAGTTTCCAGCGCGCGTGCCGCGAAGCGGATCCCTAGAGGATCGCGCCACTTCATCTATATTCTTCTTAAACAGCATCTGTTCAGCTTACCGATTGGAAAGCGATCCTCACCTCTGTCTCAAGCTTCATTCTTCTCAACTAAAATCCTTCGACTTTCTCTGACTTTGGAGAGATTACCGATTAACCCACTTGATGAAAAAACGCCCGACAACAGTTAAAAGATTGAAATCTATCTAAAGTGACAAAGTACTATCTCTCCTAAGATGGATTTTTTTTCCTATATCTTCGGGAAGATTTTCTTTCTAAACGGACTCCCTATGATACATTCATCAACTCCTCAAGGGGACGTTATGGCAAACAAAATAGAATTTAGACTGCTTGCGCCTTATAACAAAGAAGCTGCATTGATCGGCTGTTTCTCTGATTGGGAAGATATTCCAATGGAGAAAGATAACAAAGGTTATTTTCGCACCCAAGTCGAACTGGAAGATGGAACCTATCAATACAAATTCCGCGTCCGTTCCAAAAGTTGGTTTTTTGAACCTGATGAGTGGGTTGATGTGGTCGATCCCTACGCCACAGATATCGATAATCCCACGCAAAATGGAATCATCCGCATTAAAGACGGGATAAAAATCGTCGATACCTACGTGTGGAAACACGACGATAAGCCGCTTCCCACAGACCGCGAATTAGTCATTTACGAATTGCACGTCGCCGACTTTTCAGGGGGTGAGGACGATCCCCATGCAAGAGGTCAATACAAGCACGTTATCGAGAAACTGGACTATTTGTGCGAACTTGGAATTAACGCGATCGAATTGATGCCTGTTAAAGAATATCCCGGCGATTACAGTTGGGGATATAACCCTCGCTATTTCTTTGCTACAGAATCGAGTTATGGCACCACAGAAGACCTCAAACATTTTATTGATGAGTGCCACGCCAGAGGAATCCGCCTCATCATGGACGGGATTTATAATCATTCCGAATCCTCCAGTCCCCTCACCCAAATCGACCACGATTATTGGTATCATCACGAACCTCGCGACCCTGACAATAATTGGGGTCCAGAATTTAATTACGAATTTTACGACGAAAAGTTTGAGCGCAAACCCGCTTGGGAATTTATTGGCGATGCGGTGCGCTTTTGGATTGAAGAGTATCACATTGATGGCGTTCGTTACGACGCAGCTCGACAAATTGACAACTACGATTTCATGCACTGGATTGTTGACACATCGAAGAAAACTGCCGGAGAAAAACCGTTTTACAATGTCGCCGAACACATTCCCGAAACGCCAACAATCACCAATTTTGAAGGCCCGATGGATGGCTGTTGGCACTATAGCTTCTACTATACAATTAAGGCTCATATTTGCGGCGATACTTTCGAGATCGAACAACTTAAAGACGTTCTCGATTGCAAGCGGCAAGGATTTTTGGGAGCGACGAATGTGGTCAATTATCTCACCAACCACGACCACGAACGCATCATGGTGGAGTTGGCGAATCGAGATATTTTTGAGGAGGCGGCGTTTAAACGCTTTAGGTTAGGCGTTGCTTTGCTGATGACCGCAGTTGGCGTACCGATGATCTGGATGGGTGAAGAGTTTGCCGACTATCACACCCTCGACCCAGAACCCAGTAAAATCGATTGGGGACTATTGGGAAATGATGCCAATCGCAGTTTATACGATTACTTCAGAGGCTTAATCCATCTGCGGAAAAACAATCACGCACTTTATACCGAGCAAATTGACTTCTTCCACGAGAATCCAGAAGCAAAAGTTTTAGCTTATACCCGTTGGAATGATGAAGGTTCCCGCGTGGTGGTGGTTGCTAACTTCTCTGGGGAATATCTTGCAGGTTATCAAGTTCCCAACTTCCCGGCGAATGGAACGTGGCATGAGTGGACGGGAGATTACGATATTGAATCGGGGGATGATAACATCCTGATCGATTTGCCGGAATATGAAGCGAAGGTGTTTGTTTGGGGTTAACGCACTCAACAGTCGAGCATAACGCAAAAGCCAGCAGTGCCTGAACTTCTCAAGCGCTCTGGCTTAAAACATTTCTGTCGGGTATCGTGGGAAAGCCAATTTGGGACATTGAAACAATTCTCTCGCAATCTCCTTCAGCGTTTCGCTATCGCTTGGGCGGAAGAGGAGGAGCAATCAAACGCTTATCTCGCGGACGCTACGCCATGCCAGCAGGGAGCGTTTACATTCTTGAATTCCCTCTCCGTCAAGCTTGGCAAGAGTGGTCGGAAGATTGGTTTCCCCATGAAGGCTATTCCTTCAAGCGCTGGGGATGCGGTTTAGTTTTACCACTAGAAGGCGCGATCGCGCGATCGGCAAAGGCAAGTTAATTTTAATTTTTGATTCCAACGATGGAAACCCCCTCTTCTACACCTCAGTTAAATTAGTTAAAACATTCGAGTTTTTGCGGATTGCTTGCCCAATCTTATGAAGAAATCCCATAGAAGTTTCTGGAAAATCACCCAAAATTTTGATTGGCAGGGGCGTATTTTCTATTGAAATATTAGTAGCTCAGTCTCTTTCTCGTACAAATTTCTAACTGCCCAATAGGAGTTACCGTTAATGTATCAAAAAGCCTACGGAATCATCGAAACCCTTGCCCCCCTTCATGTGGGAGCCAGTGCGGGGGAGGAGACGGGAAATCTTAACCTAATTTTCCGCGACCAATTTACCCAAACGGGGATTATTCCTGGAAGTTCGATTCGCGGTCGATTCCGGGCCGATATGCGTTCTCATGATGCCGACAAAACGAACCATTGGTACGGACACGAAGCCATTGCGGGACAAACAGATGGCGGTACGACCGAAGCACTGGTGAAATTTGAGTACGCCTCCCTCGTTTGGCTGCCTGTCTTTTGTCCGGGGCAACCGGTGGTCTGGGTAAGTTGTCCGCGCCTGCTCAAGCGCTACAAACAAATTTCCGGGATTGATGCAAGTATTCCCAAACCCTACACTGCATCGCCCTCGCTGGTGGGGCGCAATATTGGCAACAACCAAACGGTTTTGTTCTTCAATCTGGGCTTTCTCGCGATCGAGCATAAGGTAGACCTCTCCCCTTGGATTCCCGCAGGCGCAGATTTATCGGCCGAAAATTTGGTGGTAGTAGCAGACAACGATATTGCCATGCTGCACGATATGGCACTGTACCGTCAGAGTCGGGTGTCCCTCGAACCTAACCAGAAGAAAGCCAAACAGGGTGCGTTTTTTGATGTGGAAGCACTGCCGGAAGGAAGCGTTTTGGTGTTTCCTGTCGCTCTCAAAGAGTCAGGATGGCAGCCCTTTGGCGAGATGCTGACAGAAGACCTGTATTTCGGCGGTTTGGAATCCATCGGCTTCGGTCGCTGCCGCGTCACCTTGGCAGGTCAATATTTTGCAAAAACAGTTGCAGTTAGCGCATAGATAAAGGAGATTAACAAATTATGGGATGGCAATATTACGGTTTAGATCGAGCAGCACAGAAATTGGTGCTGGATGCCAAAGCGCGCGATCGCCAATCGCTCAATCAAGCCTTTAAAATGCGCGAAGCCGTTGCCTACGGACTCGAACGGTTCTGGGGCGAACATTTGCGCTTGCAAGCCAAGGAAGCTGAAAAATCCCAATACTGGAAAGAAACGTGGGACGTGTTAGTACAACTCATGAACAGTGCGGGAGTCAAGATTCCCAACGATCTGGTGAATGCCAACCAAACTCAGCAAGTGACCGCAATGGCAGAGAAACTGTGGAAAATGAGTTTAGAAGACCAGCGCGTGGCGATGGCAGTTCTAGCGCAGTTGTGCGATTGTCTTGTTTGGTGGACGCAGCGGTATAAGGGAGAAAAATAGCGAATTATACTGTTGCCGGATCGACTGCGATAATTCCTTCGCTTGCATAACGAGTGAAATCTGTTGTATTGAACGTCAGAATATGCGTCGTGCTGTTAACTTTCATAGCCGCGATCAAATGAGCATCGTGAACTTGAACGCCCGAAACGCCATAATTTATAACGAGTCTGCGCCACTCGGTATAGACTGTCGGACTATCTGGCAAAACTGGAAAGAGGCGTTCGAGCAAGCTCAACAATTGCTCCGCGTTAGCAGGAGTCAAACCCAAGCCATTTCGGGCAATCGGTCGCGTTGCCACATTCCAGAACTCAATACAGTTTTGCGGTGCAATGCGCAGTTGGTGTTTGTCTCGTCTCAGTTGACGCATTGCGTTTCGCACGATCGGGTGTTGAGGATCGCTGCGATTGGTCAAGCGAAGTAAAACGTTAGTATCGACAAGATAGAACACAACTTATAGACGTTCTTCATAAATCCCTGCACGGCTGATGCCATAGTCCGATAAGACGGGGGGATGAGATGGAAAGTATGTGGCAAACCGGTCGGCTAATCGATCGGCAAAAGTTTCAAATTGACTCTCATTTTCAACGGCGCGATCGCGTTCCCGATCTAATAACACTTCCACCGTCGGCGCGAAAGCTGCAACGAGCAATTGACTGATTCCTTCGCGATCGCGACGAGCAATGTACGAGCGGAGTTTTACCTCCTGTTCGGGAGACAATTCCAGTGTCACGGTCATCATCTGATTCCTTCCTATTCCCTTTACCCTGAATGTAGCATTTCACCCAATTACCATGACTGAAATTCCCAATGCAGCCCAAAAAGTCCCGATGATGTTTCGGGCGCAAACCGCAGGACGCTGCCAGTTACAGCGCATTGCGCGAGATGCCGAGTCGGATGTGGAACGCTGGACGGACGAATGGACAGATCGCGCTCATCCCGTTCCCTCATCCTCTCCCCAGAATATCCAAACAAAAACCTACACCCTAAGCTGGCGCTTTGTCACCAACGGCGGACAGGATGATGGCATCATTCGCCCGGTTATCGGTGCGTTTGGACTCCCTTACTATCCTGGAAGCAGCATGAAAGGGGTATTTCGCCGGGTTTGTACGCCCCAACAAGCCGATCGCTATTGCGGCAAGAAATTGACCGGAGGCGACTTTGAACCGGGAATTCTGCGCTTTCACGGCGGCTATCCCACGGATGATCGCTGGCAAGAGGGGTTGGTGGATATCGTTCACCCCCAGCAAAACTGGCAGGTTAAGAGCGATCGCAAAGATGGGGGCGCATTTGCCCTGATTTCTCTCTACAAACCCACCCTGCGATTTGGCATTTCCAGCACCAAACCGGAAAAAACGGACTGGGAAGAAGTGTGGGAACTTTGGGAGCGCGCGATCGCGCAGGGGTTAGGTTGTCGCGTCTGTGCCGGATACGGGCAACCCAGCGAAGTTCAAGGCAAGCGCTTGTATCGCTGTACCCTCAAAGGACAGGGAGCCGCCCCCAAATTATTGAATGACGAAGGCGAGTTTCGTCCCAACGTCTTTCGCGCCTCGGTACGGGGTCATGCCTTGCGGATTTTTGGTGGGTTGTGTCAGCCTCGCGACGCAGAGGACTTGGTGCAAACCCTGTTTGGTGGTGTCAAAGGAAACGCCACCGTTGGCTTGCTAGCGATGAACTTTCGTGATACCCGCTTGAGCGTGCAGGACTACGGAACCGATCCCTACGCCGTTCCCGCCTATCAAGTGGAAGGACAGCTTAACTGGCTGCTGACTCGCGAACTGCCCTCGGAAGAAAAAGAGGTGCTAATTGCGTTGATGAGAAGCTTAATGCGTTTTTCGATGCTTTTGGGCGGTTTTGGCAAGTCTTGGCGCAGGACAGACCACAGACTCTTCTATCCGGAATATTACGAAGGGAGACAATCGAAAGCGCTAATTGGCTGTCACTGGCAGTGGACGGATAGATCTTTAATGTACGACAGTCGGGTACGCAAATTGGAGCAGGTTGGGCAGTTTATCGACGATGTGCGGAAGGCGGCGAAAACCTGGATGGAAATTCAAGGGGTTGCCG
It encodes:
- a CDS encoding RAMP superfamily CRISPR-associated protein; amino-acid sequence: MYQKAYGIIETLAPLHVGASAGEETGNLNLIFRDQFTQTGIIPGSSIRGRFRADMRSHDADKTNHWYGHEAIAGQTDGGTTEALVKFEYASLVWLPVFCPGQPVVWVSCPRLLKRYKQISGIDASIPKPYTASPSLVGRNIGNNQTVLFFNLGFLAIEHKVDLSPWIPAGADLSAENLVVVADNDIAMLHDMALYRQSRVSLEPNQKKAKQGAFFDVEALPEGSVLVFPVALKESGWQPFGEMLTEDLYFGGLESIGFGRCRVTLAGQYFAKTVAVSA
- a CDS encoding alpha-amylase family glycosyl hydrolase, which produces MIHSSTPQGDVMANKIEFRLLAPYNKEAALIGCFSDWEDIPMEKDNKGYFRTQVELEDGTYQYKFRVRSKSWFFEPDEWVDVVDPYATDIDNPTQNGIIRIKDGIKIVDTYVWKHDDKPLPTDRELVIYELHVADFSGGEDDPHARGQYKHVIEKLDYLCELGINAIELMPVKEYPGDYSWGYNPRYFFATESSYGTTEDLKHFIDECHARGIRLIMDGIYNHSESSSPLTQIDHDYWYHHEPRDPDNNWGPEFNYEFYDEKFERKPAWEFIGDAVRFWIEEYHIDGVRYDAARQIDNYDFMHWIVDTSKKTAGEKPFYNVAEHIPETPTITNFEGPMDGCWHYSFYYTIKAHICGDTFEIEQLKDVLDCKRQGFLGATNVVNYLTNHDHERIMVELANRDIFEEAAFKRFRLGVALLMTAVGVPMIWMGEEFADYHTLDPEPSKIDWGLLGNDANRSLYDYFRGLIHLRKNNHALYTEQIDFFHENPEAKVLAYTRWNDEGSRVVVVANFSGEYLAGYQVPNFPANGTWHEWTGDYDIESGDDNILIDLPEYEAKVFVWG
- a CDS encoding RAMP superfamily protein, coding for MTEIPNAAQKVPMMFRAQTAGRCQLQRIARDAESDVERWTDEWTDRAHPVPSSSPQNIQTKTYTLSWRFVTNGGQDDGIIRPVIGAFGLPYYPGSSMKGVFRRVCTPQQADRYCGKKLTGGDFEPGILRFHGGYPTDDRWQEGLVDIVHPQQNWQVKSDRKDGGAFALISLYKPTLRFGISSTKPEKTDWEEVWELWERAIAQGLGCRVCAGYGQPSEVQGKRLYRCTLKGQGAAPKLLNDEGEFRPNVFRASVRGHALRIFGGLCQPRDAEDLVQTLFGGVKGNATVGLLAMNFRDTRLSVQDYGTDPYAVPAYQVEGQLNWLLTRELPSEEKEVLIALMRSLMRFSMLLGGFGKSWRRTDHRLFYPEYYEGRQSKALIGCHWQWTDRSLMYDSRVRKLEQVGQFIDDVRKAAKTWMEIQGVAVHNSYATGWREAWHPDKVQVWGREAEDDEDCEAVRWFHGPYRRAIREARIPEGSIYRTSVAGSMNQVGRLWHRMYPVVRLVKDPKNPKKPIAKKTRRFLELLTFFPNGTPESDAFLTFLESEQQEFQKLWIAED
- a CDS encoding type II toxin-antitoxin system VapC family toxin, which codes for MFYLVDTNVLLRLTNRSDPQHPIVRNAMRQLRRDKHQLRIAPQNCIEFWNVATRPIARNGLGLTPANAEQLLSLLERLFPVLPDSPTVYTEWRRLVINYGVSGVQVHDAHLIAAMKVNSTTHILTFNTTDFTRYASEGIIAVDPATV
- a CDS encoding glycosyltransferase family 4 protein gives rise to the protein MQKKLRILLVTHYYSTHRGGVEIVAGKLAQSLCQQREINIQWVASNTDPLPERVEGIDYLPIPANNWIEKNLQIPYPIWGIRSLFELWGEIARSDMIHLHDYLYMGNLIAFFWAKIQRKPILITQHIGFIPYKNPLFRGLLSFLNRTLGKFVLQRANRVVFISEVVQQYFAKQVRFQHPSMMIANGLDGEIFFSVDESKRQLLRRESRFSMERPLFLFVGRFVEKKGLLIVQELVQRFPDINWVFAGWGSIAPESWNLANVSVFRDRAQSTLTPLYQIADLLVLPSCGEGFPLVVQEAMACGTPVMVGSETAQAYSRAAHLMVACEVEGTDVIERWSEKIQQFLGKGSTQTQLRTDVADFAREHWSWNKTAVRYCEIFEKELGIDLARSSYGEA
- a CDS encoding DUF6658 family protein codes for the protein MKSLISRLKSIRITQVLGVFLAGCLLFLSTACSDNVQAQSPNGNTYTKDAQSDVDYRRDTAGTSARTKAMMKQSERNTNKRSGNPIKNTKRAAKEGAENIKELDRNARKAVRNLPEKTENAVEGASEQVSSKVEQLRQNLEQAADSAKQSAQTTVR